A genomic window from Candidatus Deferrimicrobium borealis includes:
- a CDS encoding TylF/MycF family methyltransferase: MMAGRDERGAGYRFLEKLSGPLKRLLNAAGLDLVRYHGPDDAIPFPDALPEDLETIRAVGEHTMASAKRIQVLCEATRYVSRARIPGDVVECGVWRGGSMMAVARTLLGEGDTERHLHLFDTFEGMTEPTEHDVSIDGKTASEMMRNAPRSGDRESVWCEASDDVVLSVMQGTKYPGDRIHLVKGRVEDTVPDQAPLRIALLRLDTDWYESTRHEMEFLFPRLARGGILFIDDYGHWKGARKAVDEYLRRTGKEMMLHRIDYTGRVGVRAF, encoded by the coding sequence ATGATGGCCGGACGGGACGAACGGGGGGCGGGCTACCGATTCCTCGAAAAACTATCCGGCCCGCTCAAACGGCTTCTCAATGCGGCAGGCCTGGATCTGGTGAGATATCATGGCCCTGACGACGCCATTCCGTTTCCCGACGCCCTGCCGGAAGATCTTGAGACGATCCGTGCAGTTGGCGAACACACCATGGCGTCGGCGAAGAGGATCCAGGTTCTCTGCGAAGCGACTCGATACGTGTCCCGCGCCCGGATTCCGGGAGATGTGGTCGAGTGCGGGGTCTGGAGAGGCGGCAGCATGATGGCGGTGGCTCGCACGCTATTGGGGGAAGGGGACACGGAACGGCATCTCCATCTCTTCGACACATTCGAGGGAATGACGGAACCGACGGAACACGACGTATCGATCGACGGAAAGACCGCTTCGGAAATGATGCGAAACGCCCCCCGGAGCGGCGACCGGGAGTCGGTCTGGTGCGAGGCGTCCGATGACGTGGTCCTTTCCGTCATGCAGGGAACGAAGTACCCCGGGGATCGGATTCATCTGGTGAAGGGCAGGGTCGAAGACACCGTTCCGGATCAAGCCCCGCTCCGCATTGCGCTGCTCCGGCTCGACACGGACTGGTACGAATCCACGCGCCATGAAATGGAATTCCTGTTCCCACGACTCGCACGGGGGGGAATCCTTTTCATCGACGATTATGGACATTGGAAAGGGGCTCGCAAGGCTGTGGACGAATATCTGCGACGGACCGGCAAGGAAATGATGCTGCATAGGATCGACTACACCGGCCGCGTGGGGGTACGGGCCTTTTAG
- a CDS encoding winged helix-turn-helix domain-containing protein, with amino-acid sequence MPQNILDGMIPSRTRVQILVKLFLNPNVRAYLRSLSKEFGVSPNGIRTELNNLSRNKYLVSERGGRNIYYRANTDHPLFPELFSMVRKITGIDELVRSVVDRLGNLEAAYLVGDYARGVDTGIIDVVLVGDVDKIQLNDFSLKTEVYIHRKIRSLVLCKEEFVQFMEKKSFEPIVKLWDQMDTTWRRDKSAVTFKAD; translated from the coding sequence GTGCCTCAAAACATATTAGACGGTATGATCCCTTCGCGGACCCGGGTCCAGATCCTTGTAAAATTGTTCCTCAACCCCAACGTCCGCGCCTACCTCCGCAGTCTTTCCAAGGAGTTCGGAGTATCCCCCAACGGGATCCGGACGGAACTAAACAACCTGAGCCGAAATAAGTACCTTGTTTCCGAACGTGGCGGCCGAAACATCTATTACCGCGCCAACACCGACCATCCTCTCTTCCCTGAGTTGTTTTCCATGGTTCGAAAGATCACGGGCATCGATGAACTGGTTCGATCCGTGGTCGACCGCCTCGGGAACCTCGAAGCCGCCTACCTCGTCGGAGACTACGCCCGAGGAGTCGATACGGGGATTATCGACGTGGTTCTCGTAGGCGATGTCGATAAAATTCAACTGAACGATTTCTCCCTTAAGACCGAAGTATATATCCACCGGAAAATCCGTTCGCTGGTGCTGTGTAAGGAGGAGTTCGTGCAGTTCATGGAAAAAAAAAGTTTCGAGCCTATCGTGAAGCTATGGGATCAGATGGATACGACCTGGCGGAGAGACAAAAGTGCCGTAACATTCAAGGCAGATTGA
- a CDS encoding glycosyltransferase family 2 protein produces MTSWTMCKPVAFLVFNRPDTTARVFEAIRQARPPRLLVVADGPRGDKPGEAERCDAVRRIIDWVDWPCEVLKNYSDTNLGCKNRVSSGLDWVFETVEEAIILEDDCLPHPTFFRFCEELLDRYRDDERVAQIGGANFQFGKKRTPYSYYFSVFNHIWGWATWRRVWRSYDLDMTRWPEIRDSKWLRDFSTDTSGMEFWYRYFQKAYQGEIDTWDYQWAFSCWLQRRLTVLPNINLVSNIGFLQDATHTKSSRSRLGNIPTEPLQFPLIHPPYIARNVEADTFTDKNMFRPGLVRIFLEKVSQVIYSRNLKNPHPFHTTK; encoded by the coding sequence ATGACTTCCTGGACAATGTGCAAACCCGTAGCCTTCCTGGTTTTCAATCGCCCCGACACGACCGCGCGGGTCTTCGAGGCAATCCGGCAGGCCCGCCCTCCAAGGCTTCTTGTCGTGGCCGACGGGCCGCGGGGCGATAAACCCGGGGAAGCCGAACGGTGCGACGCAGTGCGACGTATCATCGATTGGGTCGACTGGCCGTGCGAGGTGCTGAAAAACTACTCCGACACGAACCTCGGATGCAAGAATCGCGTGTCCAGCGGGCTGGACTGGGTCTTCGAAACGGTCGAGGAAGCAATCATCCTGGAGGACGACTGCCTCCCCCACCCGACGTTCTTCCGGTTCTGCGAGGAACTATTGGACCGCTACCGGGACGACGAGCGAGTCGCGCAGATCGGGGGAGCCAATTTCCAGTTCGGGAAGAAACGTACACCCTACAGTTATTATTTCTCCGTCTTCAACCATATCTGGGGTTGGGCTACATGGCGTCGCGTATGGCGATCATACGATCTGGATATGACCCGCTGGCCAGAGATTCGAGATTCGAAATGGCTTAGGGATTTTTCAACCGATACCTCGGGAATGGAATTCTGGTATCGGTATTTCCAAAAAGCATATCAAGGGGAAATCGATACATGGGATTACCAGTGGGCCTTTTCTTGCTGGCTCCAAAGAAGGCTAACGGTTCTTCCCAACATCAACCTGGTATCGAATATCGGATTCTTGCAAGACGCGACCCACACGAAAAGCAGCCGAAGCCGATTGGGCAACATTCCCACGGAACCGCTTCAATTCCCACTCATCCATCCGCCGTACATCGCGAGAAACGTGGAAGCGGATACCTTTACCGATAAAAATATGTTCCGGCCAGGCCTCGTGAGAATTTTTCTGGAAAAAGTCTCCCAAGTAATTTATTCCCGTAATCTCAAGAACCCCCATCCCTTCCACACAACCAAGTAA
- a CDS encoding Wzt carbohydrate-binding domain-containing protein: MEEVTIKEGRTVLFVSHNMSAIQSLCQRAIWLDNGKIVMFDDSNPVVEAYGKHLQSSNALQRAVISIDGQMEIEQVATLNEDGNATSVFSPGKPLIMEIRFLAKQPIPLPYLWIGIQSQFGSLFCANMLLDGARPKLLSGRGVVRCKIGNLPLLPGQTYGVILGGRKADGYSPLFQATEVTHFIVSGSPREIGLIGDLADSLVGQSSPVLVPYTWYFPDGESVSLEFKAV, encoded by the coding sequence ATGGAAGAGGTGACCATAAAGGAGGGCCGCACGGTATTGTTTGTAAGTCACAACATGTCTGCCATCCAATCCCTTTGCCAACGGGCCATATGGCTTGATAACGGAAAGATCGTGATGTTCGATGATTCCAACCCTGTGGTGGAGGCTTATGGGAAACATCTCCAGAGTTCGAACGCTCTACAAAGGGCGGTGATCAGCATCGACGGTCAAATGGAAATCGAGCAGGTTGCCACATTAAACGAGGACGGAAACGCAACAAGCGTTTTTTCCCCTGGAAAGCCGCTCATTATGGAAATTCGATTCCTCGCCAAGCAGCCGATTCCGCTTCCCTATCTTTGGATCGGCATCCAGAGCCAATTCGGTTCCTTGTTCTGCGCCAACATGCTGTTGGATGGAGCCAGACCAAAACTGTTGTCAGGCCGGGGGGTTGTACGTTGTAAAATCGGAAACCTGCCGCTATTGCCCGGTCAAACCTACGGGGTGATTTTGGGCGGGCGCAAGGCAGATGGCTACTCGCCCCTGTTCCAAGCTACGGAAGTTACGCATTTTATTGTCTCGGGTTCCCCGAGGGAAATTGGCCTGATTGGTGACTTGGCAGACTCCCTGGTCGGTCAGTCTTCCCCGGTTCTTGTTCCCTACACATGGTATTTCCCTGATGGCGAAAGCGTATCCTTGGAATTCAAAGCGGTATAA
- a CDS encoding DUF2304 domain-containing protein, translated as MNRVTLFAICASAGFLLYILEMVRRRKLREEYSILWLFGSTFILVLSLKQDWLVGIAHAVGIVYPPSFLFLVGILFILLILIHFSIAISKLHQMNKKMAQEIALLKTKTNERRGAP; from the coding sequence GTGAACCGTGTAACGCTTTTTGCGATCTGCGCCTCCGCCGGATTCCTTCTCTATATCCTGGAGATGGTGCGGCGTCGGAAACTGCGGGAGGAGTACTCGATCCTGTGGTTGTTCGGCAGCACATTCATCCTCGTACTCTCGCTGAAGCAGGATTGGTTGGTCGGAATCGCTCACGCCGTGGGGATCGTCTACCCTCCCTCGTTCCTCTTCCTGGTCGGCATCCTCTTCATCCTGCTGATCCTCATCCACTTTTCCATCGCCATCTCGAAGCTCCACCAGATGAACAAGAAGATGGCGCAGGAGATCGCGCTGCTCAAGACAAAAACCAATGAAAGGCGGGGTGCCCCCTGA